In Microscilla marina ATCC 23134, one genomic interval encodes:
- the alr gene encoding alanine racemase gives MFETSIIELSQSALQKNINFIKTLAGDGVRMSSVIKGNAYGHGIDLFVPMAEKAGVRHFSVFSADEALQVVQSQQHGSKVMIMGHIHNEELLWAIENNVELFIFDLGRLETSLQLAAKNKAQVRIHLHLETGMNRLGLEEDELLKAIDLLKKYPDCFHLEGVCTHYAGAESIANYARVKSQIHEYKRRTRLLSRHEISPKYQHTACSAALVSYPQTRMDMVRVGILQYGFFPTQETLIQYLKNKEDKTDPLARVLNWKSRIMSTKEVSTGEFVGYGTTYMAAADSRIAVVPVGYAQGYSRLLSNQGRVLICGKQLSVIGTVNMNLILVDLTEAPEAQPGDEVVLIGSQGDLSISVASFGEFTNQLNYELLTRLPMSIPRKVVS, from the coding sequence ATGTTTGAGACATCCATTATAGAGTTAAGCCAATCGGCATTACAAAAAAATATCAATTTTATTAAGACATTGGCGGGCGATGGAGTACGTATGTCCTCGGTAATTAAGGGCAATGCTTATGGGCATGGTATAGACTTGTTTGTGCCAATGGCTGAAAAAGCAGGAGTACGACATTTTAGTGTGTTTTCGGCAGATGAGGCATTACAAGTGGTGCAAAGCCAGCAACATGGCTCTAAAGTCATGATTATGGGACACATTCACAATGAAGAGTTGTTGTGGGCGATTGAAAATAATGTAGAGCTTTTTATTTTTGATTTGGGCAGGCTCGAAACCTCTTTGCAACTTGCGGCTAAAAACAAGGCGCAGGTACGCATTCATTTACACCTCGAAACAGGCATGAATCGTTTGGGGCTAGAAGAAGATGAGCTACTCAAGGCGATTGACTTATTGAAGAAATACCCTGATTGTTTTCACTTAGAGGGAGTATGTACTCACTACGCGGGTGCTGAGAGTATTGCCAACTATGCCAGAGTCAAGTCCCAGATTCACGAGTACAAACGCCGAACCAGGTTGTTATCCAGACATGAAATATCGCCTAAATATCAACATACTGCCTGTTCTGCAGCGTTGGTATCTTATCCACAAACCCGTATGGATATGGTAAGAGTGGGGATTCTGCAATATGGTTTTTTTCCTACCCAAGAAACCCTCATTCAGTACCTTAAGAATAAAGAAGACAAAACCGATCCCCTGGCCAGGGTACTAAATTGGAAAAGTAGAATTATGTCAACCAAAGAGGTAAGCACGGGAGAGTTTGTAGGGTATGGCACCACTTACATGGCTGCTGCCGATTCGCGTATTGCGGTGGTACCAGTGGGTTATGCGCAGGGCTATAGCCGTTTGCTAAGCAACCAGGGAAGGGTACTTATCTGTGGCAAACAACTAAGTGTGATAGGAACAGTCAATATGAATTTGATTTTGGTAGACCTTACAGAAGCGCCTGAGGCTCAACCGGGTGACGAAGTAGTATTGATAGGGTCACAGGGTGATTTGAGTATTTCGGTGGCTTCCTTCGGAGAGTTTACTAATCAACTAAACTACGAGCTTTTGACAAGATTGCCTATGAGCATACCACGTAAAGTGGTGAGCTAG
- a CDS encoding helix-turn-helix domain-containing protein has translation MEDYNKIIESLGVKYRRGKNIKILQSTKVENHYDVENYILLLHDGEISFGDGTEVVEKGDMLFIPGGKQSTIWYGNNAEENIINNEEFISNKDKYFEANEDATLVGKLPTSFSYVAFESKVFDSISFFASLDIPPFIISNNAGLARIVKEVVVESLGDMPGKSRMVHLKTEQIAVEIIRYILKNNMFVERLATNSTYFKDPRLIDIFNYIKEYLGGDLSNKVLASVANVSEDYVGQYFKMLTGINPQDYIEYQRMEKAVHMLRTSNKSIREIGSEVGYKDTAYFCRRFKMMFGIPAGKMRRRDSLMNV, from the coding sequence ATGGAAGATTACAATAAAATAATTGAGTCACTGGGTGTTAAGTACAGAAGAGGTAAAAATATAAAAATCCTACAATCTACAAAGGTGGAGAATCATTATGATGTAGAAAATTATATTTTGTTACTTCATGATGGCGAAATATCTTTTGGTGACGGAACCGAAGTTGTTGAAAAAGGAGACATGCTGTTTATTCCTGGTGGTAAGCAATCTACTATCTGGTATGGTAACAATGCAGAAGAGAACATTATCAACAACGAAGAATTTATAAGCAATAAAGATAAGTATTTTGAAGCCAACGAAGATGCTACACTGGTAGGCAAGCTACCTACATCTTTTAGTTATGTGGCTTTCGAATCAAAGGTCTTTGACTCTATCAGTTTCTTTGCTTCATTAGACATACCTCCTTTTATTATAAGCAATAACGCTGGATTGGCGCGTATAGTAAAAGAAGTTGTAGTAGAAAGCTTAGGCGATATGCCAGGTAAAAGCCGTATGGTTCACCTCAAAACAGAACAAATTGCGGTTGAGATTATCCGTTATATCCTTAAAAACAACATGTTTGTAGAGCGACTCGCCACAAACAGTACTTATTTTAAAGACCCACGTTTAATAGATATATTCAACTATATCAAAGAATACTTAGGTGGAGATCTTTCAAACAAAGTATTGGCAAGTGTAGCGAATGTCTCTGAAGATTATGTTGGGCAGTACTTTAAGATGTTGACCGGTATTAATCCCCAAGATTATATCGAGTACCAACGAATGGAAAAAGCAGTACACATGTTGCGTACTTCTAACAAGAGCATTCGTGAGATTGGTTCAGAGGTAGGTTACAAAGATACCGCTTATTTCTGCCGTCGTTTTAAAATGATGTTTGGAATACCTGCTGGAAAAATGCGTCGTCGTGACTCATTAATGAACGTATAA
- the hisE gene encoding phosphoribosyl-ATP diphosphatase translates to MNNEQSLAFLSKLEKVIQDRLQNPSEESYTSKIAQKGVNKVAQKVGEEAVETVIEAVNGTEELLKEEAADLIYHLLLLLNYKGLELKDIVKVLEKRHS, encoded by the coding sequence ATGAATAACGAGCAGAGTTTGGCGTTTTTGAGCAAACTGGAAAAAGTCATCCAAGACCGTCTGCAAAACCCATCAGAAGAATCTTATACCTCTAAAATAGCCCAAAAAGGAGTAAATAAGGTGGCGCAAAAAGTAGGAGAAGAAGCTGTAGAAACAGTAATAGAAGCCGTAAATGGTACCGAAGAGTTGCTCAAAGAAGAAGCCGCTGATTTGATTTATCACCTGCTGTTGCTGCTCAATTACAAAGGGTTAGAGCTCAAGGATATAGTAAAAGTATTAGAGAAAAGGCATTCATAA
- a CDS encoding alanine racemase has protein sequence MAFIKLYRNKLKHNYQFLQGLFGQQNIQWGIVTKLLCGNQKYIEEVINLGITELCDSRISNLKLIKKINKDITTVYIKPPAKRSIKSIVTYADVSLNTEYFTIKLLSEEAQRQNKTHRVVIMLELGDLREGVMREEIIDFYEKIFQLPNIKVVGLGTNLNCLHGVMPSEDKLIQLSLYKQIIELKFKRKIPFISAGTTVTLPLLLHKQLPDGVNHFRLGEALFWGNNLFDSSIIEGMETDVLELFAEIIEVNEKPVVPAGVLAENPSGEVFDVSEEDFGRTTFRGILDVGLLDINPDFLIPQDKDLEVVGASSDMLILDLKDNGKNYKVGDLVAFKLKYMGALGLLNSNYIEKVVE, from the coding sequence ATGGCATTTATAAAACTTTACAGAAACAAGTTAAAACATAATTATCAATTTTTACAAGGCTTATTCGGTCAGCAGAATATTCAATGGGGCATTGTTACAAAGCTTCTTTGCGGTAATCAGAAATACATCGAGGAGGTAATAAACCTCGGAATAACAGAGTTGTGTGACTCACGTATCAGTAACCTCAAATTAATCAAGAAGATTAACAAAGATATTACTACTGTATATATTAAGCCGCCAGCAAAGCGTAGCATTAAAAGTATTGTTACCTATGCTGATGTCAGTCTTAATACTGAATACTTTACAATTAAATTGTTATCAGAAGAAGCCCAACGCCAGAATAAAACCCACCGGGTAGTGATTATGCTTGAGTTGGGTGACTTGCGGGAAGGAGTGATGAGGGAAGAGATCATTGATTTTTATGAAAAAATATTTCAACTACCCAATATTAAAGTGGTAGGGTTGGGCACCAACTTGAATTGTTTGCATGGAGTAATGCCTTCAGAAGATAAATTGATTCAGCTGAGCCTTTACAAGCAAATTATTGAATTGAAATTTAAACGAAAAATTCCTTTTATATCTGCCGGAACTACCGTTACATTGCCTTTACTATTACATAAACAATTGCCCGATGGTGTCAATCACTTCCGTTTGGGAGAGGCGTTGTTTTGGGGAAATAACTTGTTTGACAGCTCCATTATAGAGGGCATGGAAACTGATGTATTGGAGTTGTTTGCTGAGATCATAGAAGTAAACGAAAAGCCGGTAGTACCTGCTGGAGTACTTGCTGAAAATCCCAGTGGGGAAGTATTTGATGTAAGTGAGGAAGATTTTGGACGCACTACTTTTAGGGGGATTTTGGATGTAGGTTTGCTTGACATTAATCCCGATTTTTTGATTCCTCAAGACAAAGACCTGGAGGTAGTAGGTGCCAGTTCTGATATGTTGATACTTGACTTAAAAGACAACGGCAAAAACTATAAAGTAGGCGACTTGGTAGCCTTTAAACTAAAATATATGGGAGCATTGGGTTTGCTCAACTCTAACTATATAGAAAAAGTAGTAGAGTAA
- a CDS encoding sodium:solute symporter family protein, which translates to MHIVDILIFIVYLLGMLGIGWYFMRQNQNKEDYYVGGRNIGSWHIGLSVVATDVGGGFSIGLGGLGFAMGLAGSWLLFTGLLGAWLAAVFLIPKIKKLEENHTFYTFPQIFQHFYNPKVALIAGIISGIGYIGFTSSQILAGAKLASATVKSLDMTTALIIMGVVVVVYTVMGGIKAVIYSDTIQWIILMSGLIFIGIPIAIYKLGGWASIRAALPPSFFDISNVSFIQVINWGVSIIPIWFVGMTLYQRIYACAGEKQAKKAWFIAGVFEYPIMAFMGVMLGLLSRVAADAGMFAYLGYESIANLDKEMGLPLLLRTVLPVGFLGIMLSAYFSAIMSTADSCLMAASGNVVTDILGRFFNFSDQKMLRVSQLATLAIGALALFLATFIQNVLSLMLYSYSFMVSGLFVPLLGALYWRKSHPTAAIWAMLLGGITTVVLSILASSKSFSLPLGLDANIFGISMSLITFITLSNIFHKKESYEF; encoded by the coding sequence ATGCACATTGTAGACATCCTTATTTTTATAGTGTATTTACTCGGAATGTTGGGGATTGGCTGGTACTTTATGCGCCAAAATCAAAACAAGGAGGACTACTACGTGGGAGGTAGAAATATTGGTAGCTGGCACATAGGCTTGTCAGTGGTAGCAACTGATGTAGGCGGAGGCTTTTCTATTGGTTTAGGAGGATTAGGATTTGCTATGGGGTTAGCTGGTAGTTGGTTACTATTTACAGGGCTACTGGGTGCCTGGCTTGCGGCGGTTTTTCTTATTCCTAAAATCAAAAAACTGGAAGAAAATCACACATTTTACACCTTCCCTCAAATCTTTCAACACTTCTATAACCCTAAGGTAGCACTCATTGCGGGTATTATTTCAGGTATTGGCTACATAGGCTTTACCAGTTCACAAATTCTGGCAGGAGCCAAACTAGCCTCTGCGACGGTCAAGTCCCTGGATATGACCACTGCCTTGATTATCATGGGCGTGGTAGTAGTGGTATATACCGTAATGGGTGGCATCAAAGCCGTCATTTACAGTGATACTATCCAGTGGATCATATTAATGAGCGGGCTGATCTTTATTGGTATTCCTATTGCCATTTACAAGCTAGGTGGTTGGGCTAGCATCAGAGCAGCATTGCCTCCCAGTTTCTTTGATATTAGCAATGTATCATTCATTCAAGTCATCAATTGGGGTGTAAGTATCATTCCTATATGGTTTGTAGGTATGACCCTTTACCAACGAATTTATGCTTGTGCTGGAGAAAAGCAAGCCAAAAAAGCCTGGTTTATTGCTGGCGTATTCGAGTATCCTATTATGGCATTCATGGGGGTTATGCTTGGCTTATTGTCACGAGTAGCCGCTGATGCAGGTATGTTTGCCTATTTAGGCTACGAATCGATAGCCAACCTTGACAAAGAGATGGGATTGCCCTTACTTTTGCGCACTGTATTGCCTGTAGGCTTTTTAGGCATCATGCTTTCTGCCTACTTTTCGGCCATTATGTCTACCGCCGATAGTTGTCTCATGGCAGCTTCAGGCAATGTAGTTACCGATATTCTGGGACGTTTTTTCAATTTTTCCGATCAAAAAATGTTGCGGGTATCACAACTGGCTACTCTAGCTATAGGAGCTTTGGCTTTATTCCTGGCCACGTTTATCCAAAACGTGCTCAGTCTTATGTTATACTCTTATTCCTTTATGGTATCAGGGTTGTTTGTACCTTTGCTGGGCGCTTTGTATTGGCGCAAAAGCCACCCCACTGCTGCTATTTGGGCTATGCTACTGGGCGGTATTACTACAGTGGTTTTATCAATATTGGCTTCGAGCAAAAGCTTCTCATTGCCCTTGGGTTTAGACGCCAATATCTTTGGCATTAGCATGTCATTGATTACATTTATAACTTTATCAAATATTTTTCACAAAAAAGAATCGTATGAGTTTTAA
- a CDS encoding acyl-CoA dehydrogenase, whose product MPDTISIPTQSPDYLTEEHIEVRDAARDFAQTKLLPGVIERDTNQTPALAELKEMGELGFMGMMVNETYGGAGMDTVSYVLAIEEISKIDASASVAMSVNNSLVCWGLEAYGTEEQKEKYLKPLAAGEKIGAFCLSEPEAGSDATSQRTTAEDKGDYYLLNGTKNWITNGSIADTYLVIAQTYPEKGQKGINVLIVEKGMEGFVVGKKEDKLGIRGSDTHSLMFTDVKVPKENRIGDDGFGFRFAMKTLNGGRIGIAAQALGIASGAYELSLKYAQERKAFGKPIHQHQAIAFKLADMATNIEAARLLVLKAARAKDMGQDYAQLSAMAKLFASKVAMETTVEAVQVHGGYGYVKEYHVERLMRDAKITQIYEGTSEVQKIVISRGILK is encoded by the coding sequence ATGCCTGATACGATTTCAATTCCGACCCAGTCACCTGATTATTTGACTGAAGAACATATAGAAGTAAGAGATGCTGCCCGTGATTTTGCCCAAACCAAGCTTTTGCCTGGTGTGATAGAACGCGATACCAACCAAACCCCTGCACTTGCCGAACTCAAAGAAATGGGAGAGTTAGGTTTTATGGGGATGATGGTAAATGAAACATACGGAGGTGCAGGTATGGACACTGTATCTTATGTGTTAGCTATTGAAGAAATATCAAAAATTGATGCTTCAGCCTCAGTAGCAATGTCTGTGAACAATTCACTGGTATGTTGGGGATTAGAAGCTTATGGAACTGAGGAACAAAAAGAAAAATACCTGAAGCCCTTGGCAGCAGGTGAAAAAATTGGGGCTTTTTGTTTGTCAGAGCCTGAAGCTGGTTCTGATGCTACCTCGCAACGTACAACTGCCGAAGACAAAGGTGATTATTATTTGTTGAATGGTACCAAAAACTGGATTACCAACGGAAGTATTGCCGATACCTACCTAGTGATTGCTCAAACTTACCCCGAAAAGGGACAAAAAGGAATCAATGTGCTGATTGTAGAAAAGGGCATGGAAGGATTTGTAGTGGGTAAAAAAGAAGATAAACTGGGCATTCGTGGTTCTGATACACATTCGTTGATGTTTACGGATGTAAAAGTGCCCAAGGAGAACCGAATTGGAGATGATGGTTTTGGGTTTAGATTTGCTATGAAAACCCTCAATGGTGGGCGCATTGGTATTGCTGCACAAGCTTTGGGAATTGCCTCAGGAGCTTATGAGCTTTCTCTTAAATATGCCCAGGAAAGAAAGGCTTTTGGTAAACCTATTCATCAACACCAGGCAATTGCTTTTAAACTGGCTGATATGGCTACCAACATAGAAGCTGCCCGCTTGCTTGTACTGAAAGCTGCCCGTGCCAAAGATATGGGACAAGATTATGCACAATTGAGCGCAATGGCTAAGTTGTTTGCTTCAAAAGTAGCGATGGAAACCACCGTGGAGGCTGTTCAGGTACACGGAGGCTATGGCTATGTAAAAGAATACCATGTAGAAAGATTGATGCGTGATGCGAAAATTACGCAAATTTACGAAGGAACTTCTGAAGTTCAGAAGATTGTGATCTCGCGTGGAATCTTGAAATAA
- a CDS encoding heme/hemin ABC transporter substrate-binding protein: MLSRKLILIPLLALAFACTKDQSKQAGDSTKVTNKKDTAKKIKLPPQKNYKRIVTIGKTITQIVFELGMGNKVVAVDRRTSHDSLPQVGYGRVLRSKLVMKHEPDLVLSDIKGSPEEKMNNILAEGVDYVRYNNPPHIDSTKALIRKIAIRLNKKAAGEKIVQRLDSTLRLIPTMKKKRKDTVKVMYVLARGTNILVAGYKTAGEAIIQLAIAKNAADVLAIEGMRRLTPVMMQQANPDYILMSNKSWDSIGDKMFEMPVLFDSRARRMGRIIHLDEEALLGFGLDAPQTAIELCKKLYQ; encoded by the coding sequence ATGCTATCCAGAAAACTTATACTTATCCCTTTGTTAGCACTGGCTTTTGCTTGTACAAAAGACCAGTCAAAACAAGCCGGTGACTCTACCAAAGTAACCAATAAGAAAGACACAGCAAAAAAAATCAAATTACCACCCCAAAAAAATTATAAAAGAATTGTCACTATAGGCAAGACCATTACCCAAATTGTGTTTGAACTGGGAATGGGCAACAAAGTAGTGGCAGTAGATAGGCGCACCTCGCACGATTCGTTGCCGCAGGTAGGCTATGGACGGGTGCTCAGAAGCAAACTGGTAATGAAACACGAACCTGACTTGGTGTTGTCAGACATAAAAGGTAGTCCGGAAGAAAAAATGAATAACATTTTGGCAGAAGGTGTAGATTATGTGCGATACAACAACCCACCCCACATTGATTCGACCAAGGCATTGATCAGAAAAATTGCGATAAGACTAAATAAGAAAGCTGCCGGAGAAAAAATCGTACAACGACTGGACAGCACTTTACGACTGATTCCGACGATGAAAAAAAAACGTAAAGATACTGTAAAAGTAATGTATGTACTGGCACGAGGCACCAATATACTGGTAGCAGGATACAAAACAGCCGGCGAAGCTATCATTCAATTGGCCATAGCCAAAAATGCAGCCGATGTATTGGCTATTGAAGGAATGCGTAGGCTTACCCCAGTAATGATGCAGCAAGCCAACCCTGACTATATACTCATGAGCAATAAAAGCTGGGATAGTATTGGCGATAAGATGTTTGAAATGCCCGTATTGTTCGATTCCAGAGCGAGGCGAATGGGGCGCATTATTCACCTCGACGAAGAGGCACTGCTGGGCTTTGGGCTCGACGCTCCACAAACGGCCATAGAACTGTGCAAAAAGCTATATCAATAA
- a CDS encoding GNAT family N-acetyltransferase: MSFKTETLEPSNNHSETILSDITQFLFTHLGKYGDPANDIRKAINYALSTEQGKGGRVLAMRDEAKDNQLIGAVVLNETEMEDYMPENILVYIAVHEGYRGAGIGKKLVETALKMVNGSVALHVEHDNPAKRLYERLGFTNKYLEMRWQASN, from the coding sequence ATGAGTTTTAAAACTGAAACACTAGAACCATCAAACAATCATTCTGAAACTATTTTAAGCGATATTACTCAATTTTTATTTACTCACTTGGGCAAGTATGGTGACCCTGCCAATGATATACGAAAGGCTATAAATTATGCCCTAAGCACCGAACAAGGCAAAGGAGGCAGGGTATTGGCAATGCGTGATGAGGCTAAAGATAATCAGTTGATAGGCGCAGTAGTGCTCAACGAAACCGAAATGGAAGACTATATGCCTGAAAATATTTTGGTATACATTGCGGTACATGAGGGCTATCGGGGAGCTGGCATAGGTAAAAAACTGGTGGAAACTGCCCTCAAAATGGTCAATGGTTCGGTGGCACTGCACGTAGAACATGACAACCCTGCCAAAAGATTGTATGAACGCCTTGGATTTACCAACAAATATTTGGAAATGCGTTGGCAGGCTTCTAACTAA
- the secG gene encoding preprotein translocase subunit SecG, with protein MYNIIIVLIIIVAVLLVLVVLAQNSKGGGLNSSFGGSSSPMIGVKKTGDLLEKVTWGFAVALFVLVLITKVPAISGKGGNSGDDNPEGIEATVPGNTSGNTAPKKTTPSNQATKPAEGNNKPADKK; from the coding sequence ATGTATAACATAATAATCGTCTTAATCATCATTGTTGCCGTATTGTTGGTATTAGTAGTATTGGCACAAAACTCTAAGGGTGGCGGATTGAACAGCTCATTTGGTGGTAGTTCAAGCCCAATGATTGGAGTAAAAAAAACAGGAGACTTGCTAGAAAAAGTTACTTGGGGATTTGCTGTGGCATTGTTTGTACTAGTATTAATCACTAAGGTACCTGCAATTAGCGGAAAAGGCGGAAACTCAGGAGACGACAACCCAGAAGGAATCGAAGCTACTGTTCCGGGGAACACCTCTGGCAACACAGCCCCTAAAAAAACGACCCCTTCTAACCAAGCTACAAAACCTGCTGAAGGTAACAACAAACCTGCTGACAAGAAATAA
- a CDS encoding MBOAT family O-acyltransferase has protein sequence MYHCRLNAEKSIINLALYVSFFPQLIAGPIERARDLLPQFNQLKLRFSQEAIYWITLGFFKKMVVADNLAPFVEKIFNPDIQVGAVDYLWGMYAFAIQVYADFSGYSDIALGVALLLGVRLHQNFRQPYFASSFQEFWRRWHISLSFWLRDYVYFALGGSQSKRTLFTYRNLLLTMLVGGLWHGASWTFVLWGALHGALLITERPWLGATIHYPALRFLKQCWVFHWVALAFVIFRAKSVSQAIEILRQIGEGIGQIVGAFDLETFPKVGCFFAVVLGLLDWGQKKQWFIPTASNNGWRYWLRFGILTGLFWAIMFFGVFRGAQFIYFQF, from the coding sequence GTGTACCATTGTCGACTAAATGCAGAAAAAAGTATAATAAATCTTGCGTTATACGTGAGCTTTTTTCCGCAATTGATTGCTGGTCCGATTGAACGTGCCCGCGATTTATTGCCTCAATTCAACCAACTTAAATTAAGGTTTAGCCAAGAAGCCATTTATTGGATTACGCTGGGTTTTTTCAAAAAAATGGTCGTGGCTGATAACCTTGCGCCTTTTGTTGAGAAGATTTTTAATCCTGATATTCAGGTAGGGGCAGTAGACTATTTGTGGGGCATGTATGCCTTTGCGATACAGGTTTACGCCGATTTTTCGGGATATTCTGACATTGCCTTGGGTGTTGCGCTGTTGTTGGGTGTACGGTTGCATCAAAACTTTCGACAACCTTATTTTGCTTCTTCTTTTCAAGAGTTTTGGCGTAGGTGGCATATTTCATTGTCGTTTTGGCTCCGCGACTATGTATATTTTGCTTTAGGTGGCAGCCAATCCAAGCGAACTCTGTTTACTTATCGCAATTTATTGCTTACAATGCTTGTGGGCGGTTTGTGGCACGGGGCTAGCTGGACTTTTGTGTTATGGGGGGCTTTGCACGGAGCATTGTTGATAACTGAGCGTCCGTGGTTGGGAGCGACCATTCATTATCCCGCTTTGAGGTTTTTGAAACAATGTTGGGTATTTCATTGGGTAGCACTGGCATTTGTCATATTTAGGGCGAAAAGTGTGTCACAAGCAATAGAAATACTCAGACAAATAGGAGAGGGGATAGGGCAGATAGTAGGTGCGTTTGACTTAGAGACCTTCCCTAAGGTGGGGTGTTTTTTTGCGGTAGTGTTGGGGTTACTTGATTGGGGGCAAAAAAAACAATGGTTTATTCCTACTGCCTCAAACAACGGTTGGCGGTATTGGCTACGTTTTGGCATATTAACGGGTTTGTTCTGGGCAATTATGTTTTTTGGTGTATTTCGGGGCGCGCAGTTTATTTATTTCCAATTTTAG
- a CDS encoding D-alanyl-lipoteichoic acid biosynthesis protein DltD: MRQNKVVSISLFLLVLLAVEGWYLWQQKRVNQIIKQKLTTAKRHPVLLLGNSHMHFGGYINDQTQAINLAFPSELFIFTYLKIKLLMPKTVLVALNPQHLQKNNDDALKNGLLSEPQYNYLYGLLTPETQQLLYQACPFEQWMVFRAKQWFPFLGTRLKSPVTSDLLGGYKGYKSRGEVTVQDIHRRLQTVFGAYRYQLSLLQLTYLKKIVDYCSQQQIRLIFVGFPLHPNFFAKIPAKVFHQFQKTLEELKYSGSFEYWDYSQQFDESKMFYDPDHLNKQGAKALSKLIFTRLNHQ; the protein is encoded by the coding sequence ATGAGACAAAATAAGGTAGTTTCTATAAGCCTGTTCCTATTGGTCTTACTGGCGGTAGAAGGGTGGTATTTGTGGCAACAAAAAAGGGTAAATCAAATAATTAAGCAAAAACTAACCACTGCCAAAAGGCATCCGGTGCTGTTGCTGGGTAATTCGCACATGCATTTCGGTGGTTATATTAATGATCAAACCCAAGCGATCAACCTGGCATTTCCGAGTGAACTATTCATTTTTACCTATCTTAAAATCAAGCTTTTAATGCCTAAAACTGTACTGGTAGCGCTGAACCCGCAGCATCTGCAAAAAAATAATGATGATGCCCTAAAAAATGGTTTACTGAGCGAACCCCAGTATAATTACTTGTATGGGTTGCTCACCCCCGAAACACAACAATTGTTGTATCAAGCTTGCCCTTTTGAACAATGGATGGTGTTTAGAGCCAAACAGTGGTTTCCCTTCTTAGGAACAAGGTTAAAGTCGCCTGTTACTTCTGATTTATTAGGTGGTTATAAAGGGTATAAGAGTAGGGGAGAGGTAACAGTTCAAGATATTCATCGTCGATTACAAACAGTGTTTGGCGCTTATCGTTATCAACTGTCTTTGTTGCAGTTGACTTATCTCAAAAAAATAGTGGATTATTGTAGCCAACAACAGATAAGGTTGATATTTGTAGGTTTTCCATTGCACCCTAATTTTTTTGCCAAAATACCTGCTAAAGTATTCCATCAATTTCAGAAAACTCTTGAGGAACTGAAATATTCAGGCAGTTTTGAGTACTGGGATTATAGCCAACAGTTTGATGAGTCTAAGATGTTTTACGATCCAGATCATTTGAATAAACAAGGAGCGAAGGCATTGAGTAAGTTGATTTTTACTCGTTTGAATCATCAATAA